The Gammaproteobacteria bacterium genome has a window encoding:
- the speE gene encoding polyamine aminopropyltransferase, which yields MALDNTWFTEIHQADGSAFSLKVKAKLHEEQTPFQRIEIYDTVNWGKLMTIDGFYMVSTRDNFLYHEMMSHPALFTHPDPKKILIIGGGDCGTLREVLKHNEVERVWQVDIDEAVTRLAEIHFPELCESNGDPRAKVLFDDGIKWVKDAETASVDIIIVDSTDPIGPAEGLFNKAFYEQCHRILRGGGLLVQQSESPLYHLKLLKEMRHAMLGAGFTATKTHYFPQPVYPSGWWSGTMACKDNQIQGFREQDSRNKQFKTLYYNVDIHRAALAQPEFCKEAGLG from the coding sequence ATGGCGCTGGATAACACCTGGTTCACCGAAATCCACCAAGCCGACGGCTCAGCCTTCTCGCTCAAGGTCAAGGCCAAGCTGCACGAGGAGCAAACCCCCTTCCAGCGTATCGAGATCTACGACACCGTGAACTGGGGCAAGCTGATGACCATCGACGGCTTTTATATGGTCTCCACCCGCGATAACTTTCTCTATCACGAGATGATGAGCCACCCGGCGCTGTTCACCCATCCCGATCCGAAAAAGATTCTGATCATCGGCGGCGGCGATTGCGGCACGCTGCGCGAAGTGCTCAAGCACAATGAAGTCGAGCGTGTGTGGCAAGTCGACATCGACGAGGCCGTCACCCGCCTCGCCGAGATTCATTTCCCCGAGCTGTGCGAATCCAATGGCGACCCGCGCGCCAAAGTATTGTTCGATGACGGTATCAAGTGGGTGAAAGATGCCGAAACCGCCAGCGTCGACATCATCATCGTCGACAGCACCGACCCCATCGGCCCGGCTGAAGGTTTATTCAACAAAGCCTTCTACGAGCAATGCCACCGCATCCTGCGCGGCGGCGGCCTGCTGGTACAGCAAAGCGAATCGCCGCTGTATCACTTGAAGCTGCTCAAGGAAATGCGTCACGCCATGCTCGGCGCCGGCTTCACCGCCACCAAGACGCATTACTTCCCACAACCGGTGTATCCATCCGGCTGGTGGAGCGGCACCATGGCTTGCAAAGATAATCAAATCCAGGGCTTTCGCGAACAGGATTCGCGCAACAAGCAATTCAAAACCCTTTATTACAACGTCGACATCCACCGCGCTGCGCTGGCGCAGCCGGAGTTTTGTAAAGAGGCGGGGTTGGGTTAA
- a CDS encoding DUF2892 domain-containing protein, translating into MNATGTTYDTTSSINVGSLDRIARLGLGALLIGIELSAGEPRGVNVVMTLVAIPLIITALIAWDPIYALLGKRTATLRAQPMDLRTYHYRDANAGINMGWPDRFGRLGFGAALLSVTLLGSGPVEWGVFTALVSIPIIMTGMLGFDPIYQMVGIRSAFLPQSPKPGSAAGYNQPVQIFTFFDEVQSDSAGKRAA; encoded by the coding sequence ATGAACGCAACTGGCACAACTTATGACACCACTAGCAGTATTAACGTGGGATCTCTCGATCGTATCGCGCGATTGGGTTTAGGGGCGCTGTTGATCGGTATCGAATTATCGGCGGGTGAGCCACGTGGAGTCAATGTGGTTATGACCTTGGTGGCGATACCTCTGATTATCACAGCCCTGATCGCATGGGATCCGATTTATGCCCTGTTAGGTAAACGGACGGCAACGTTAAGGGCTCAGCCAATGGATCTACGCACTTATCATTACCGCGATGCCAATGCGGGTATCAATATGGGCTGGCCTGATCGGTTTGGGAGACTCGGTTTTGGAGCTGCGCTGCTCAGTGTCACGTTGTTAGGAAGTGGTCCAGTTGAATGGGGTGTTTTCACTGCCCTAGTGTCGATCCCGATCATCATGACAGGAATGTTAGGTTTTGATCCGATTTATCAAATGGTTGGGATTCGTAGCGCCTTTTTGCCTCAGTCACCGAAGCCAGGCTCTGCTGCTGGTTATAACCAGCCGGTGCAGATCTTTACGTTCTTCGATGAAGTGCAGTCAGACAGTGCTGGTAAGCGTGCTGCTTAA
- a CDS encoding LysR family transcriptional regulator encodes MNPTMLRLARHVTLRQLQVFATIARLNNFTRAAEELHLTQPTVSAQIKSLTDSIGLPLFEQIGKKIYLTAAGKELYKTVQEIFRNLDHVEMKLAALRGLKQGTLSISAISTAKYFVPEVMGKFVKRFPGIDVSISLGNRDHVLHRLLANEDDLYILGHNPPIDDGIEAMSFTRNPLFVMAHRNHPLAKQHNIHLRDIAAQPFIAREPGSGIRDATEKLFARHGLRLNVRMELSSNEAIKHSLAGELGLSVLSLHSIIWEGSRGPLTILDVEEFPIERQWHVAFPRGKMLSVVAEEFLRFLQQEGKILETMIEAFLSKHQHHDKARSRRPKVR; translated from the coding sequence ATAAACCCGACCATGCTTAGATTGGCCCGTCATGTCACCCTGCGGCAACTCCAGGTGTTCGCCACTATTGCACGCCTCAACAACTTTACTCGTGCAGCAGAGGAGCTGCATCTGACCCAACCAACGGTGTCGGCCCAGATCAAATCGTTAACGGACAGCATCGGTCTACCTCTATTCGAGCAGATCGGCAAGAAAATCTACCTTACCGCCGCGGGGAAGGAACTTTACAAAACGGTTCAGGAAATCTTTCGTAACCTAGATCATGTCGAGATGAAATTGGCCGCGCTGCGTGGACTCAAGCAGGGCACCCTTAGCATTTCAGCCATTAGTACCGCCAAATATTTTGTGCCTGAAGTAATGGGCAAATTCGTCAAGCGATTCCCCGGCATCGATGTCTCTATCAGCCTCGGCAACCGGGACCATGTACTGCATCGTCTGCTAGCCAACGAAGACGACCTCTACATCCTTGGCCACAATCCACCAATCGACGATGGGATCGAAGCAATGTCCTTCACGCGAAATCCATTGTTCGTGATGGCCCACCGCAATCACCCGCTAGCCAAGCAACACAACATTCACTTGCGCGATATCGCTGCACAACCGTTTATCGCTCGTGAGCCTGGCTCCGGCATCCGTGATGCCACCGAAAAATTGTTCGCTCGACACGGATTACGTCTCAACGTACGCATGGAACTGAGCAGCAACGAGGCCATTAAGCACTCCTTGGCAGGAGAGCTTGGTCTAAGCGTTCTGTCCTTGCACAGTATTATTTGGGAAGGCAGCCGCGGGCCGCTTACAATCCTAGATGTGGAGGAGTTCCCCATCGAACGTCAATGGCATGTCGCCTTTCCACGGGGCAAGATGCTATCTGTAGTAGCCGAGGAGTTTCTGCGTTTTCTACAACAGGAGGGCAAGATACTTGAGACTATGATCGAGGCATTTCTCTCCAAGCATCAACACCACGATAAAGCCCGCTCACGTCGACCGAAAGTACGTTAG
- a CDS encoding DUF2892 domain-containing protein produces the protein MNVGTIDRVVRVVAGLVLVGLAATGTLGVWAWIGVVPLVTGVIGWCPAYALAGINTCPAQKN, from the coding sequence ATGAACGTCGGAACAATTGATCGAGTGGTGCGCGTGGTGGCCGGTTTGGTGCTGGTCGGTTTGGCGGCAACCGGTACCTTGGGGGTGTGGGCTTGGATCGGGGTTGTGCCGCTGGTGACGGGAGTTATCGGCTGGTGTCCTGCATACGCACTAGCGGGCATTAACACTTGTCCAGCCCAGAAGAACTAA